The following coding sequences are from one Triticum aestivum cultivar Chinese Spring chromosome 5A, IWGSC CS RefSeq v2.1, whole genome shotgun sequence window:
- the LOC123106123 gene encoding LRR receptor-like serine/threonine-protein kinase GSO1, giving the protein MPTVTFLSLYLNYLDGSFPEFILQSGNITYLDLSQNTLSEPIPDSLPENLPNLMYLNLSINAFSGRIPASLSKLGKLQDLRVGGNNLTGGIPEFLGSMSQLRVLVLYGNQLGGSIPPVLGRLKMLQHLDVKIAGLVSTIPPELGNLDNVNFIDLSMNQLSGGLPPELAGMRQMCEFGISSNKLAGQIPPALFTSWLELISFQVQNNSFSGKIPPEIGKATKLIILFLFSNNLVGHIPAELGELVRLNQLDLSVNSLTGSIPSSLGNLTQLTRLALFFNRLTGVIPTEIGSMTALQVLDVNTNSLEGELPATITSLRNLQYLALFDNNFNGTIPPDLGKGLSLTDASFANNSFSGELPQRLCDGFALQNFTVNHNNFSGRLPSCLKNCTRLFRMRLEGGNQFTGDISKVFGVHPNLDYLDVSGNQLTGNLSSDWSQCTNLTLLNMNGNRISGNIDAAFCELISLRSLDLSNNQFTGELPSCWWKLKSMWLMDLSNNGFSGELPISTSLGLELQSLRVANNSFLGVFPSVIETCRSLAILDLGNNMFFGDIPSWVGTNVPLLIILSLPSNNFSGVVPPELSQLSNLLVLDLSSNSFSGEILTAMPNHNCSLESFHLAGNGFVGAFPPFLQSCNSLATLDIGNNRFVGGIPTWIGSQLPLLNILRLRSNNFTGDIPPELSRLSQLQLLDMAKNSLTGSLPVAFGNLKSMRHNLPPLVQPSRIFHLERVNISWKGREQTFWNGIGLITGIDLSCNLLMENIPDELTYLKGLRFLNLSSNDLSGSIPERIGSLELLEFLDLSSNDLSGGIPPSISNLLSLGMLNLSNNHLWGRIPTGSQLQTLTDPSIYGNNLGLCGFPLSVCEPALGEGTEDHSKVGDLGLCYSVILGIVSGFWLWFGALLFLQQWRFSFLDFVDSLGIKIAAVRR; this is encoded by the exons ATGCCCACCGTCACCTTCCTCTCGCTCTACCTCAACTACCTCGACGGCAGTTTCCCGGAGTTCATCCTCCAAAGCGGCAACATCACCTACCTCGACCTGTCGCAAAACACTCTTTCTGAACCAATACCGGACTCGCTGCCGGAGAACCTCCCCAACCTCATGTACCTCAACCTGTCCATCAATGCCTTCTCCGGGCGGATACCGGCGTCGCTGTCGAAGCTGGGGAAGCTCCAGGACCTGCGTGTTGGCGGTAACAATCTGACGGGCGGAATCCCCGAGTTCCTTGGGTCCATGTCCCAGCTGAGAGTTCTCGTTCTCTATGGGAACCAGCTCGGTGGATCGATCCCGCCAGTTCTTGGCCGGCTCAAAATGCTACAGCACCTTGACGTCAAGATCGCCGGGTTGGTTTCCACTATTCCACCGGAGCTAGGCAACCTTGACAATGTCAATTTTATCGACCTGTCCATGAACCAGCTCTCAGGTGGCTTGCCACCGGAGTTGGCCGGGATGCGCCAAATGTGTGAGTTTGGCATATCGTCGAACAAACTTGCCGGTCAGATTCCACCAGCTTTGTTCACGAGCTGGCTAGAGCTCATATCATTCCAAGTGCAGAATAACTCGTTTTCAGGGAAGATTCCACCAGAGATCGGCAAGGCAACCAAGCTCATAATCTTGTTTCTCTTCAGCAACAACCTTGTTGGCCATATTCCTGCAGAGCTGGGCGAGCTTGTGAGATTGAATCAGTTGGATTTGTCGGTGAACTCTCTCACGGGATCGATTCCCAGCTCGCTCGGCAACCTCACGCAACTCACGAGGCTGGCGCTCTTCTTTAACCGGCTCACTGGTGTGATCCCGACGGAGATTGGCAGCATGACGGCGTTGCAAGTCTTGGATGTCAACACCAACAGTTTAGAAGGGGAGCTACCCGCCACCATCACATCGCTTAGGAATCTCCAATACCTCGCCCTGTTTGACAACAACTTCAACGGCACCATACCGCCCGACCTTGGGAAGGGGCTAAGCTTAACCGATGCCAGTTTCGCAAACAACAGCTTCTCCGGCGAGCTGCCACAGAGACTGTGTGATGGCTTTGCGCTGCAGAACTTCACGGTGAACCACAACAACTTCAGCGGCAGGCTGCCATCATGCTTGAAAAATTGCACACGGTTGTTCCGGATGCGGCTGGAAGGTGGCAACCAATTCACCGGGGACATCTCCAAGGTGTTTGGTGTCCATCCCAACTTGGACTACTTGGATGTCTCGGGGAATCAGCTGACAGGGAACTTATCATCTGATTGGTCACAATGCACCAATCTTACACTCTTAAACATGAACGGTAATCGAATATCTGGCAATATTGATGCAGCCTTCTGCGAATTGATCTCTCTCCGGTCTCTGGATCTATCAAATAACCAATTCACCGGGGAGCTCCCAAGTTGCTGGTGGAAACTCAAAAGTATGTGGTTAATGGATTTGTCCAACAACGGCTTTTCAGGTGAACTTCCCATATCAACAAGCTTGGGCCTTGAACTCCAGTCACTTCGTGTTGCTAATAATAGCTTTCTTGGAGTTTTTCCATCCGTAATTGAAACCTGCAGATCTCtcgccatcctagatcttgggaacAACATGTTCTTTGGTGATATCCCCTCTTGGGTTGGAACCAATGTCCCTCTTCTAATAATTCTGAGCCTCCCATCCAACAACTTCAGTGGTGTCGTTCCACCCGAGTTATCCCAACTTTCTAATCTGCTAGTCCTGGACCTATCCAGCAACTCCTTCTCAG GTGAGATCCTCACAGCCATGCCAAACCACAATTGCTCTCTCGAGTCGTTTCATCTCGCTGGCAATGGCTTTGTGGGCGCCTTCCCGCCATTCCTCCAAAGCTGCAACTCCCTGGCCACCCTGGACATCGGGAACAACCGGTTCGTTGGTGGTATCCCTACATGGATCGGGAGTCAGCTTCCATTATTGAATATCCTTAGACTTAGATCAAACAATTTCACCGGAGATATCCCCCCCGAGTTATCGAGGCTTTCACAACTTCAGCTGCTCGATATGGCCAAAAATAGCTTGACAGGATCACTTCCGGTAGCCTTTGGCAACTTGAAGTCCATGAGGCATAATCTTCCCCCATTGGTCCAACCAAGTCGGATTTTCCATCTTGAAAGAGTCAACATATCTTGGAAGGGCCGTGAACAGACTTTTTGGAATGGTATCGGGTTAATAACAGGTATTGATCTATCATGCAATTTACTTATGGAGAACATCCCGGATGAGCTAACATACCTCAAAGGTCTCCGTTTTCTGAACTTATCCAGTAATGATCTATCAGGCAGTATTCCAGAAAGAATCGGCAGTTTGGAGCTATTGGAGTTCCTTGACCTCTCAAGCAATGACCTTTCAGGTGGCATTCCTCCTAGCATTTCAAATCTGCTGTCCCTGGGCATGTTAAATCTCTCAAACAATCACTTATGGGGCCGCATACCTACCGGGAGTCAGTTACAAACACTCACAGATCCATCAATATATGGCAACAATCTGGGGCTCTGTGGCTTCCCATTGAGCGTGTGTGAGCCTGCATTGGGCGAGGGAACTGAAGATCACTCAAAAGTCGGTGACTTGGGGCTGTGTTACTCTGTAATTCTTGGCATTGTTTCCGGCTTCTGGCTTTGGTTTGGAGCTCTGCTTTTCCTGCAACAGTGGAGATTTTCCTTTCTCGATTTTGTTGACAGCTTAGGGATCAAGATAGCTGCTGTCAGGCGCTAA
- the LOC123106122 gene encoding LRR receptor-like serine/threonine-protein kinase GSO1, with the protein MARPAYAHLLHATVVLLLLLLAATVSAVTAAPTQAGALLAWKASLGHPAALSSWTLATPVCSSWLGVACDDAGRVTSLRLRGLTGTLGALDAAALPALAALDLNNNNLTGAIPASLSQLRSLVKLDLGNNGFNSSIPPQLGDLSGLVDLRLYNNTLVGDIPHQLSRLPRIVHLDLGSNYLTNPDYSKFLPMPTVTFLSLYFNRLNGSFPEFILKSSSITYLDLSRNTLSGPIPDSLPESLPNLVYLNLSFNAFSEQIPASLSKLGKLQDLRIGNNELIGGIPEFLGSMSQLRALGLGGNPLGGSIPPVLGRLEMLQHLDIGNASLVSTIPPELGNLGNLKFVDLSLNQLTGGLPAELARLRKMQELSVAYNKLTGQIPPALFMHWPELISFQVQSNSFSGKIQPDLGKATKLKILYLFSNKLVGSIPAELGELVNLEELDLSDNSLTGEIPSSFGNLRQLTSLVLSSNQLSATIPPEIGNMTALQVLDVNTNSLEGELPATITSLRNLQNLALHNNYFNGTLPPDLGKGLRLADVIFENNSFSGELPQRLCDGLALQFFMAKDNNFSGRLPPCLKNCRELSWVWLHGNQFTGDISEVFGVHPNLENVDVSGNQLTGKLSSDWSMCTNLQHLNMKDNRISGNIDATFCALTSLLTLDLSNNQFTGELPSCWWEFKLLLTMDLSNNSFSGELPISTSLDLKLESLFLANNCFLGVFPSVIETCRDLIILDLGNNMFFGDIPSWVGTSVPLLIILSLPSNNFSGVVPPELSQLSDLEVLDLSSNSFSGEILMAVANQNCSLKSVHLAGNGFAGTFPLFLQGCNSLVNLDIGNNLFFGGIPTWIGSHLPLLKILRFRSNNFTGEIPPELSRLSQLQLLDMAKNSLRGSIPVAFGNLTSMRHNLPPFDPDQVFHLGRVNISWKGREQTFWNGIGLITGIDLSCNLLTENIPDELTHLKGLRFLNLSRNDLSGSIPERIGSLELLEFLDLSCNELSGGVPPSISNLPSLSMLNLSNNRLEGHIPTGNQLQTLADPSIYGNNQGLCGFPLSVCEPTSGKRAEDHTKLRDLGLCYSVILGIVFGFWLWFGALFFLEQWKFCFLRCVDGLGIKIAVRS; encoded by the coding sequence ATGGCGAGACCGGCGTACGCGCACCTCCTCCACGCCACCGTGGTGCTCCTCCTACTCCTGCTGGCGGCCACTGTGTCGGCGGTGACCGCGGCGCCCACGCAGGCCGGCGCCCTTCTGGCATGGAAGGCCAGCCTCGGCCACCCAGCCGCGCTGTCCAGCTGGACTCTGGCCACGCCGGTCTGCTCCTCCTGGCTCGGCGTGGCCTGCGACGACGCCGGCCGCGTCACGTCGCTCAGGCTCCGGGGACTCACCGGCACGCTGGGTGCACTGGACGCTGCGGCGCTGCCGGCCTTGGCCGCGCTCGATCTCAACAACAACAACCTCACCGGCGCCATCCCGGCAAGCCTCTCGCAGCTGCGGTCCCTCGTCAAGCTCGACCTTGGCAACAATGGCTTCAATAGCTCCATCCCGCCGCAGCTCGGCGACCTCTCCGGCCTCGTCGACCTCCGACTCTACAACAACACCCTCGTCGGCGACATCCCGCACCAGCTCAGCAGGCTCCCGAGGATTGTGCACCTCGACCTGGGCAGCAACTACCTCACCAACCCGGACTACAGCAAGTTCTTGCCCATGCCCACCGTCACCTTCCTGTCGCTCTACTTCAACCGTCTCAACGGCAGCTTCCCAGAGTTCATCCTCAAGAGCAGCAGCATCACCTACCTAGACCTGTCGCGCAACACTCTGTCTGGCCCGATACCGGACTCGCTGCCGGAGAGCCTCCCCAACCTCGTGTACCTCAACCTGTCCTTCAATGCCTTCTCTGAGCAGATACCGGCGTCGCTGTCGAAGCTGGGGAAGCTCCAGGACCTGCGGATTGGCAATAACGAGCTGATAGGTGGAATCCCCGAGTTCCTTGGTTCCATGTCCCAGCTGAGGGCTCTCGGACTCGGTGGCAACCCGCTTGGCGGGTCGATCCCGCCGGTTCTTGGCCGGCTCGAAATGCTACAGCACCTTGACATCGGGAACGCCAGTTTGGTTTCCACTATTCCACCTGAGTTGGGCAACCTTGGCAATCTCAAATTTGTGGACCTGTCCTTAAACCAGCTCACCGGTGGCTTGCCAGCGGAGTTGGCCAGGTTGCGCAAAATGCAGGAGTTATCAGTAGCATACAACAAACTCACCGGTCAGATTCCACCGGCTTTGTTCATGCACTGGCCAGAGCTCATATCGTTCCAAGTGCAGTCCAACTCGTTTTCAGGGAAGATTCAACCGGACCTCGGCAAGGCAACCAAACTGAAAATCTTGTATCTCTTCAGCAACAAGCTTGTCGGCTCTATCCCTGCAGAGCTGGGCGAGCTGGTGAACCTGGAAGAGTTGGATTTATCGGACAACTCTCTCACTGGAGAGATCCCCAGCTCGTTTGGCAACCTCAGGCAGCTCACGAGCCTGGTGCTCTCCTCCAATCAGCTCAGTGCCACGATCCCGCCGGAGATTGGCAACATGACAGCGTTGCAAGTCTTGGACGTCAACACCAACAGTTTGGAAGGTGAGCTGCCCGCTACCATCACGTCGCTCAGGAATCTCCAAAACCTTGCCCTACATAACAACTACTTCAACGGTACCTTACCACCGGACCTCGGAAAGGGGCTAAGATTAGCCGATGTAATTTTCGAGAACAACAGCTTCTCTGGCGAGCTGCCGCAGAGACTGTGTGATGGCCTTGCGCTGCAGTTCTTCATGGCGAAAGACAACAACTTCAGCGGTAGGCTGCCGCCCTGCTTGAAAAATTGCAGAGAGCTGTCCTGGGTGTGGCTGCATGGCAACCAATTCACCGGCGACATCTCTGAGGTGTTTGGTGTCCATCCCAACTTGGAGAACGTTGATGTCTCTGGGAATCAGCTGACAGGGAAGTTGTCGTCTGACTGGTCAATGTGCACAAATCTTCAACACTTAAACATGAAGGATAACCGAATATCTGGCAATATTGATGCAACCTTCTGCGCATTGACCTCTCTCCTGACTCTGGATCTATCAAATAACCAATTCACCGGGGAGCTCCCAAGTTGCTGGTGGGAATTCAAACTTCTGTTGACTATGGATTTGTCCAACAATAGCTTTTCAGGTGAACTTCCTATATCAACGAGCCTGGACCTTAAACTCGAGTCACTTTTTCTTGCTAACAATTGCTTTCTTGGAGTTTTTCCATCCGTCATTGAAACCTGCAGAGATCTCATCATTCTAGATCTTGGGAACAACATGTTCTTTGGTGATATCCCCTCTTGGGTTGGAACCAGTGTCCCTCTTCTAATAATTCTGAGCCTCCCATCCAACAACTTCAGTGGTGTCGTTCCACCCGAGTTATCCCAACTTTCTGATCTGGAAGTCCTGGACCTGTCCAGCAACTCCTTCTCAGGTGAGATCCTCATGGCCGTGGCAAACCAAAACTGCTCTCTCAAATCGGTCCATCTGGCCGGCAATGGCTTTGCAGGCACCTTCCCACTGTTCCTGCAAGGCTGCAACTCACTGGTCAACCTGGACATCGGGAACAACCTGTTCTTTGGTGGTATCCCAACATGGATCGGGAGTCACCTTCCATTATTGAAAATCCTTAGATTTAGATCAAACAATTTCACCGGAGAAATCCCCCCTGAGTTATCGAGGCTTTCGCAACTTCAACTGCTCGATATGGCCAAAAATAGCTTGAGAGGATCAATTCCGGTAGCCTTCGGCAACTTGACCTCCATGAGGCATAATCTTCCCCCATTTGACCCTGATCAGGTTTTCCATCTTGGTAGAGTCAACATATCTTGGAAGGGCCGTGAACAAACTTTTTGGAACGGCATCGGGTTAATAACAGGTATCGATCTATCATGCAATTTACTTACAGAGAACATCCCGGATGAGCTAACACACTTGAAGGGTCTCCGGTTTCTGAACTTGTCCAGAAATGACCTGTCGGGCAGCATTCCTGAAAGAATCGGCAGTTTGGAGCTCTTGGAGTTCCTTGACCTCTCATGCAATGAACTTTCAGGTGGCGTTCCTCCCAGCATTTCAAATCTGCCGTCCCTCAGCATGCTAAATCTCTCAAACAACCGCTTGGAGGGCCACATACCCACTGGGAACCAGTTACAGACACTTGCAGATCCATCAATATATGGCAACAATCAGGGGCTCTGCGGCTTCCCGTTGAGCGTGTGTGAGCCCACGTCGGGAAAGAGAGCTGAAGACCACACAAAGCTCAGAGACCTTGGTCTGTGTTACTCTGTGATTCTTGGCATCGTTTTCGGCTTCTGGCTTTGGTTTGGAGCTCTGTTCTTTCTGGAGCAGTGGAAATTTTGTTTTCTCCGTTGTGTTGACGGCTTAGGGATCAAGATAGCTGTCAGGAGCTAA